One region of Thunnus thynnus chromosome 14, fThuThy2.1, whole genome shotgun sequence genomic DNA includes:
- the LOC137197071 gene encoding leucine-rich glioma-inactivated protein 1-like: protein MENTRKMPKRLPWFGLLVLACVLLVVDSKRARQPRCPSSCTCTKDNALCESAGLIPRSFPSDVISLSFVKSEFTEIPKESFIHTPALHLILFTANNLDSINEDAFLGLPHLEYLFIENNQIKSISPNAFRGLKTLVHLSLAYNNLETLPKDLFKGLEALTKVDLRGNQFTCDCKLKWLVEWIYSTNATVDQIYCKGPASQLDKKINDLVPQSFDCITTEFASYQSMKFESISVEAFSFGSDQYVVFAQPFIGKCSFLEWDHVEMVFRNFDDIDSTSTVICKPLVIDNQLFIIVAQLFGGSHIYKRDTSANKFIKLQGIDILKIRKPNDVETFRIDGESFFVMADSSKAGSTTIYKWNGNGFYSHQSLHPWYRDTDVEYMEISSKPHLILSSSSQRPVIYQWNKSTKLFDRRTDIPEMEDVYAVKHFQVKSDLFICLTRFIGDSKVMRWDGALFREMQTMPSRGSMVFQPFPVGNWQYAILGSDYSFTQVYRWDAKKGEFVHFQELNIQAPRAFSPVSIDNRQFLLASSFKGKTQIYEHLVIDLSN from the exons ATGGAAAATACACGCAAGATGCCTAAAAGATTGCCCTGGTTCGGTTTACTTGTGCTGGCGTGTGTTTTGCTTGTAGTGGACAGCAAGAGAGCCAGGCAGCCTCGCTGCCCCTCATCATGTACATGTACCAAAGATAACGCGCTGTGCGAAAGCGCAGGACTGATCCCTCGCAGCTTTCCCTCCGATGTCATATCACT ATCTTTCGTCAAGTCTGAATTCACTGAAATCCCGAAGGAGAGCTTCATCCACACGCCTGCCCTGCATCTCAT CCTCTTCACAGCCAACAACCTGGATTCTATAAACGAGGATGCTTTCCTTGGTCTTCCTCACCTGGAGTATCT ATTCATAGAAAACAACCAAATCAAGTCGATATCGCCGAATGCTTTCCGCGGACTGAAAACCTTAGTGCATCT gagTCTGGCTTACAATAATCTTGAGACTCTGCCCAAGGATTTGTTCAAGGGTCTTGAGGCCTTGACTAAAGT GGACTTGAGAGGGAACCAGTTCACTTGTGACTGTAAGCTGAAGTGGCTGGTGGAGTGGATTTACAGCACCAATGCAACCGTGGACCAGATCTACTGTAAAGGCCCGGCCTCACAGCTGGACAAGAAGATCAACGATCTGGTGCCACAGTCCTTCGATTGCATCACCACAG AGTTCGCTTCCTACCAGTCCATGAAGTTCGAATCTATATCTGTGGAAGCATTTTCCTTTGGGAGTGACCAGTATGTGGTGTTTGCTCAGCCCTTCATTGGGAAATGCAGCTTTCTGGAGTGGGATCATGTGGAGATGGTCTTCAGAAACTTTGACGATATTGACA GCACATCCACAGTGATCTGCAAACCTCTGGTGATTGACAACCAGCTCTTCATCATTGTGGCTCAGCTGTTCGGTGGCTCACACATCTATAAGCGCGACACCTCCGCCAACAAATTCATTAAGCTCCAAGGCATTGACATCCTCAAAATCCGCAAACCAAATGATGTTGAGACTTTCCGCATCGATGGAGAATCCTTCTTCGTGATGGCGGACAGCTCAAAGGCCGGTTCCACCACCATCTACAAGTGGAACGGCAATGGCTTCTACTCTCACCAGTCGCTCCACCCGTGGTACAGGGACACCGATGTGGAGTACATGGAGATCTCCTCCAAACCTCACCTGATCCTGTCTAGCAGCTCCCAGAGGCCCGTCATCTATCAGTGGAACAAAAGCACCAAGCTGTTTGACCGACGCACCGACATCCCAGAGATGGAGGATGTCTATGCCGTGAAGCATTTCCAGGTCAAATCCGACCTCTTCATCTGTCTGACCCGCTTCATTGGCGATTCCAAAGTGATGCGCTGGGATGGGGCCCTCTTTCGAGAGATGCAGACCATGCCCTCTCGTGGCTCCATGGTGTTCCAGCCTTTCCCTGTGGGCAACTGGCAGTACGCCATTCTGGGCAGCGATTACTCTTTCACCCAGGTGTACCGCTGGGATGCCAAGAAGGGTGAGTTTGTCCACTTCCAGGAGCTGAACATCCAGGCGCCAAGGGCCTTCTCTCCTGTCTCCATAGACAACCGGCAGTTCCTGCTGGCCTCCAGTTTCAAAGGGAAAACCCAGATTTATGAGCACCTGGTTATTGATCTGAGCAACTGA
- the LOC137197072 gene encoding cone cGMP-specific 3',5'-cyclic phosphodiesterase subunit alpha'-like: protein MGDKDTVEKFLDNNPQFAKEYYEKKIKADVITAAFNNQVQVKDPASYKDVSTIQEAEFIFELIKEIQGNNPMEKALHRILQRIALLIHADRCSYFGYRARNGTPELSTILFDVTHNSPYDRNIVNPNVEIVFPTDMGIVGWTAHSKKPQNIADVKKDSHFSDFVDKQTKYTTKCMLTAPLMSGKEPIGVIMALNKQGADEFSKSDQELFNKYMNFAAVVVLQAHTAYMWDVESRRSQVLLWSASKVFEELTDIERQFHKALYTVRTYIKCERYSVGLLDMTKDKEFFDEWAIKLGEQEPYKGPKTPDGREINFYKIIDYLLEDKEEIKVIPGPPADHWALVSGLPSYVAENGFICNMMNAAADDYFSFQKEEVDETGWKIKNVLSLPIVNKKEEIVGVATFYNRKDGKPFDENDEQITEALTQFLGWSTLNSDTYDKLNRTEWSKEVSQEMLMYQTKATPNEVQSILNTQEKFGSDPEDCDQKEMYKLLRANIPEAKNVELLEFRFSDFPLSEFDLIKCGIRCFFELGVVEKFKVQAETLTRWMYTVRRGYRDITYHNWRHGFNVGQTMFTLLLTGKLKKYYSDLEAFAMVSAGFCHDIDHRGTNNLYQTKSASPLAKLHSSSVMERHHLEYSKTLMEDEKLNIFQNLQKRQFETVQHLFEVCIIATDLALYFKKRTMFQKIVESVEGIPEEKERINYISNNPTRKEIIMAMMMTACDLSAITKPWEVQSKVALMVAAEFWEQGDLERTVLEQQPIPMMDRNHADELPKMQCGFIDFVCSFVYKEFARFHSEISPMFEGLNINRGEWRALADVHEAKMKAIEDEKKRLEGGDQEGDDGKKSKTCVIC, encoded by the exons ATGGGAGACAAAGACACTGTAGAGAAGTTCCTTGACAACAACCCACAGTTTGCTAAGGAGTACTACGAAAAGAAAATCAAGGCAGATGTGATCACTGCTGCCTTCAACAACCAGGTCCAGGTCAAAGACCCAGCCTCTTACAAGGATGTCTCTACCATCCAGGAGGCTGAGTTCATATTCGAGCTCATTAAGGAGATTCAGGGCAACAACCCGATGGAAAAAGCCCTGCATAGAATTCTCCAGAGGATTGCTCTGCTGATTCATGCTGATCGTTGCAGCTACTTTGGCTACAGGGCTCGTAACGGAACACCTGAGCTATCCACCATCCTCTTCGATGTGACACACAATTCTCCATATGATAGAAATATAGTGAACCCCAATGTAGAGATTGTTTTTCCCACTGACATGGGAATTGTTGGATGGACGGCACACTCCAAGAAGCCTCAGAACATTGCTGATGTGAAGAAG GATTCTCATTTCAGTGACTTTGTGGACAAACAGACCAAATATACCACAAAATGCATGCTCACTGCTCCCCTTATGAGTGGAAAGGAACCCATTGGTGTCATCATGGCACTCAACAAACAGGGTGCTGATGAATTCTCCAAGAGTGATCAGGAG CTCTTCAATAAGTATATGAACTTTGCCGCTGTGGTCGTTCTCCAAGCCCACACTGCTTACATGTGGGATGTAGAGTCCAGGAGAAGCCAg GTTTTGCTGTGGTCAGCCAGCAAAGTTTTTGAGGAGTTGACGGATATTGAGAGGCAGTTTCACAAAGCCTTGTACACAGTGAGGACATATATCAAGTGTGAGAGATACTCTGTGGGACTCCTGGACATGACCAAAGACAAG GAATTCTTCGATGAGTGGGCAATCAAACTAGGAGAACAGGAGCCATACAAGGGCCCAAAGACACCTGATGGCAGA GAAATCAACTTCTACAAGATTATTGACTACTTGCTGGAAGACAAAGAGGAGATTAAAGTTATCCC CGGCCCTCCTGCCGATCACTGGGCTCTGGTCAGCGGACTCCCCTCATATGTGGCTGAGAACGGATTT ATCTGCAACATGATGAATGCTGCAGCAGATGATTACTTTTCATTTCAG aaagaagaagtgGATGAAACTGGATGGAAGATTAAGAATGTCCTCTCCCTCCCTATCGTcaacaaaaaggaagaaattgTTGGTGTTGCCACTTTCTACAACAGAAAAGACGGCAAACCATTTGACGAGAATGATGAACAAATTACAGAA GCTCTAACTCAATTCCTTGGCTGGTCCACTCTGAATAGCGACACATACGACAAACTCAACAGGACAGAGTGGAGCAAAGAAGTTTCACAGGAAATGCTCATGTACCAGACAAAGGCAACACCAAATGAAGTGCAGTCCATTCTG AACACTCAAGAGAAGTTTGGCTCTGATCCAGAGGACTGTGACCAGAAGGAGATGTACAAACTGTTG AGAGCCAACATCCCTGAAGCCAAGAACGTGGAGCTGCTGGAATTCCGCTTCAGCGACTTCCCCTTGTCAGAGTTTGACCTCATCAAGTGTGGCATCCGCTGCTTCTTTGAGCTCGGGGTGGTAGAGAAGTTCAAAGTCCAAGCCGAG ACCCTGACAAGATGGATGTACACCGTTCGCAGGGGATACCGTGACATCACCTACCACAACTGGAGGCATGGCTTCAATGTTGGCCAAACTATGTTCACTCTGCTGCTA ACAGGTAAACTGAAGAAGTATTACTCTGATCTTGAGGCCTTTGCCATGGTTTCTGCCGGATTCTGCCACGATATTGATCACAGAGGAACCAACAATCTCTACCAGACAAA GAGTGCATCCCCACTGGCAAAACTGCACAGCAGCTCGGTTATGGAGCGACATCATCTTGAGTACAGTAAGACACTGATGGAGGATGAG AAGCTGAATATCTTCCAAAACCTTCAGAAGCGTCAGTTTGAGACGGTGCAGCATCTGTTTGAAGTTTGCATAATTGCCACTGATCTCGCCCTCTATTTCAA GAAGCGAACAATGTTCCAAAAAATTGTGGAATCTGTAGAGGGGATtccagaggagaaagagagaatcaACTACATCTCCAACAATCCAACCAGGAAGGAAATTATCAT GGCAATGATGATGACAGCTTGTGACCTGTCAGCCATTACCAAGCCATGGGAGGTTCAGAGCAAG GTTGCTCTGATGGTGGCAGCAGAGTTTTGGGAGCAGGGAGACCTGGAAAGGACAGTTCTTGAGCAGCAGCCTATT CCAATGATGGATAGAAATCATGCCGATGAGCTGCCAAAGATGCAGTGCGGTTTCATTGATTTTGTGTGCTCCTTTGTGTACAAG GAGTTTGCTCGCTTCCACTCTGAGATCAGCCCCATGTTTGAGGGGCTGAACATCAACAGGGGAGAGTGGAGAGCTCTCGCAGACGTCCACGAAGCCAAGATGAAGGCTATTGAAGACGAGAAGAAAAGGCTGGAGGGTGGAGACCAAGAAG GTGATGATGGCAAGAAGTCAAAGACATGTGTTATCTGCTAG
- the LOC137197073 gene encoding free fatty acid receptor 4-like produces the protein MDLNPHTHFLHLTNFTYFSFFSEPHHSDHVATAIVETLVISTVFLLSVAANAVAAALVTWERRLLANKTILTLNLFVADLLFVSMIPLIVAVRWTVSWTLGYAACQTVLYVICVSGCVTITTLASISVERVQAILQLQTVPTLNPRMVTATLTFIWAFSAFTSIPLSVFFTVMEVDFPEQERVHICTLKWPDTTGEIVWNVAFTALCFLLPGLVIVVSYSKILQIIKSCRRRLQPRDSHSPVGDSLEYQVSRQDIKLFRTLLVLVLSFLIMWSPIFIITFLILARNFLGHPHISSTMFFWVVTFTLANSALNPILYSICQFKNNWRRVCCRSVVAPLREGPRASRRTQGMHP, from the exons ATGGATTTAAACCCTCACACTCACTTTCTCCACTTGACAAACTTCACatatttttccttcttctctgagCCGCACCACTCTGATCACGTTGCCACCGCTATTGTCGAGACCTTGGTTATCTCCACtgtcttcctgctctctgtggCAGCGAATGCAGTAGCGGCAGCCCTGGTAACCTGGGAACGCAGACTGCTGGCCAACAAGACCATCCTGACCCTCAACTTGTTTGTGGCCGACCTGCTGTTTGTCAGCATGATCCCACTGATTGTGGCGGTGCGGTGGACCGTGTCCTGGACGCTGGGCTATGCAGCCTGTCAAACTGTGCTGTATGTTATCTGTGTGAGCGGCTGTGTCACCATCACTACCCTGGCCTCCATCAGTGTGGAGAGAGTCCAGGCTATCCTCCAGCTGCAGACTGTCCCCACTCTGAACCCCAGGATGGTGACAGCCACCCTCACCTTCATCTGGGCCTTTTCTGCATTCACATCCATTCCTCTCAGTGTGTTCTTCACTGTGATGGAAGTAGATTTCCCTGAGCAG GAACGTGTCCACATCTGTACTCTCAAGTGGCCTGACACGACTGGAGAGATTGTGTGGAATGTAGCCTTTACAGCTCTGTGCTTCCTTCTGCCAGGACTCGTCATTGTGGTCAGTTACAGCAAAATATTACAG ATTATTAAAAGTTGTAGGCGAAGGCTCCAACCCAGAGACAGTCACTCCCCTGTTGGAGACTCGCTTGAGTACCAAGTCTCCCGCCAGGATATTAAACTCTTCCGCACCTTGCTGGTCCTTGTGCTCTCTTTCTTAATCATGTGGAGCCCTATTTTCATCATCACCTTCCTCATCCTGGCAAGAAACTTCCTGGGCCACCCGCATATCTCATCTACAATGTTTTTCTGGGTGGTAACGTTCACACTGGCCAACTCAGCCCTCAATCCCATCCTCTACTCTATCTGCCAGTTCAAGAACAACTGGCGCAGGGTGTGCTGTCGCTCGGTTGTCGCACCGCTGAGAGAAGGACCTCGTGCCAGCCGTCGGACACAAGGAATGCATCCATGA
- the LOC137197074 gene encoding centrosomal protein of 55 kDa-like isoform X3 codes for MFCFLKIHLLVQRRYCDNVDILQVCTSNEQLSTSNVVELQNHLRDSPKALETNKQWLEYDQQREAYARALLDRMLWLKKQLNEANQARSQQHNKDYSDEEHGISQMQEYCEGLLQKAKDQLEVLREQVNMTHQDLKRTQNRGTSKITAHVK; via the exons atgttctgttttttaaaaatacatctccTCGTACAGCGCCGTTACTGTGACAACGTAGATATTTTACAG GTCTGCACTTCAAATGAACAGCTGTCCACCAGTAATGTAGTAGAGCTCCAAAATCACCTCAGAGAT TCTCCCAAGGCCTTGGAGACGAACAAGCAGTGGCTGGAATATGACCAGCAGAGAGAGGCCTATGCGAGGGCACTTCTGGACAGAATGTTATGGCTGAAGAAGCAGCTGAATGAAGCCAATCAGGCCCGCTCACAGCAGCACAATAAAGACTATTCAGATG AGGAGCACGGAATTAGTCAGATGCAGGAGTACTGTGAGGGGCTCTTGCAAAAAGCCAAAGATCAGCTGGAGGTGCTCAGGGAGCAGGTCAACATGACCCACCAGGACCTGAAAAGAACCCAAAACCG AGGGACCAGCAAGATCACAGCTCATGTGAAGTGA
- the LOC137197074 gene encoding centrosomal protein of 55 kDa-like isoform X2: MFCFLKIHLLVQRRYCDNVDILQVCTSNEQLSTSNVVELQNHLRDSPKALETNKQWLEYDQQREAYARALLDRMLWLKKQLNEANQARSQQHNKDYSDEEHGISQMQEYCEGLLQKAKDQLEVLREQVNMTHQDLKRTQNRHDKLSPCRPGKSCRPGATEGPARSQLM, encoded by the exons atgttctgttttttaaaaatacatctccTCGTACAGCGCCGTTACTGTGACAACGTAGATATTTTACAG GTCTGCACTTCAAATGAACAGCTGTCCACCAGTAATGTAGTAGAGCTCCAAAATCACCTCAGAGAT TCTCCCAAGGCCTTGGAGACGAACAAGCAGTGGCTGGAATATGACCAGCAGAGAGAGGCCTATGCGAGGGCACTTCTGGACAGAATGTTATGGCTGAAGAAGCAGCTGAATGAAGCCAATCAGGCCCGCTCACAGCAGCACAATAAAGACTATTCAGATG AGGAGCACGGAATTAGTCAGATGCAGGAGTACTGTGAGGGGCTCTTGCAAAAAGCCAAAGATCAGCTGGAGGTGCTCAGGGAGCAGGTCAACATGACCCACCAGGACCTGAAAAGAACCCAAAACCG GCATGATAAATTGTCACCATGCAGACCAGGAAAGAGTTGCAGACCTGGAGCAACAG AGGGACCAGCAAGATCACAGCTCATGTGA
- the LOC137197074 gene encoding centrosomal protein of 55 kDa-like isoform X1 produces MFCFLKIHLLVQRRYCDNVDILQVCTSNEQLSTSNVVELQNHLRDSPKALETNKQWLEYDQQREAYARALLDRMLWLKKQLNEANQARSQQHNKDYSDEEHGISQMQEYCEGLLQKAKDQLEVLREQVNMTHQDLKRTQNRHDKLSPCRPGKSCRPGATGMTGTLAQYQSSQFWSLIVFENLFE; encoded by the exons atgttctgttttttaaaaatacatctccTCGTACAGCGCCGTTACTGTGACAACGTAGATATTTTACAG GTCTGCACTTCAAATGAACAGCTGTCCACCAGTAATGTAGTAGAGCTCCAAAATCACCTCAGAGAT TCTCCCAAGGCCTTGGAGACGAACAAGCAGTGGCTGGAATATGACCAGCAGAGAGAGGCCTATGCGAGGGCACTTCTGGACAGAATGTTATGGCTGAAGAAGCAGCTGAATGAAGCCAATCAGGCCCGCTCACAGCAGCACAATAAAGACTATTCAGATG AGGAGCACGGAATTAGTCAGATGCAGGAGTACTGTGAGGGGCTCTTGCAAAAAGCCAAAGATCAGCTGGAGGTGCTCAGGGAGCAGGTCAACATGACCCACCAGGACCTGAAAAGAACCCAAAACCG GCATGATAAATTGTCACCATGCAGACCAGGAAAGAGTTGCAGACCTGGAGCAACAGGTATGACAGGCACACTCGCTCAGTATCAATCATCTCAGTTTTGGTCCCTCATCGTCTTTGAAAACTTATTTGAATAA